A window of Chloracidobacterium sp. N contains these coding sequences:
- a CDS encoding pitrilysin family protein, with the protein MPFEQAVHRVVLPNGCVALLAEQSALPAVALYAIVAYGSRYESEDQAGLASLLGDMLDEGTAQHTAQDIALAIEATGARLNTFGGYARSGLGLTALRDDFPQLLTIAADLLRHSRFPEDRFTPCQARRLAQLRSRADDARTVASDAFDALVYPGHPAGRPIVGYETTVSQLTVDDLRTAYARFFVPNNLLIAIVGDLPVAEMERRLMEVLADWAPAPDFRLPTVPPVQRQTVPQEQVLSRPDKEQIHILLGHLGITRTHPDYHALRVMDVILGDSPGMTARIPRILRDDLGLAYTTYANITSTAGVDPGRFVAYIGTSPEHQTKAIAAIRDEIERMRQEVVTPEELAAAKAYLTGSFVFNFETNAQRALFLIETEIHGLGDDYAQRYPERIDAVTAEDVLRVSQAHLNPAALTTVIAGPVSSGAGA; encoded by the coding sequence ATGCCATTTGAACAAGCTGTCCACCGTGTCGTTTTGCCCAACGGATGTGTTGCCCTGCTGGCCGAACAGTCCGCGCTGCCGGCGGTGGCGCTGTATGCCATCGTGGCGTATGGCTCCCGCTACGAATCCGAGGACCAGGCCGGTCTGGCTTCCCTGCTGGGTGACATGCTCGATGAAGGAACAGCACAACACACGGCGCAGGACATTGCGCTGGCCATTGAAGCCACGGGAGCACGGCTCAACACGTTTGGCGGATATGCCCGCAGCGGGTTGGGTCTGACGGCGCTGCGGGACGACTTTCCACAACTGCTCACCATCGCCGCCGATCTGTTGCGCCACAGCCGGTTTCCTGAAGACCGCTTCACACCGTGCCAGGCACGACGGCTGGCGCAACTTCGGTCACGGGCCGACGACGCCCGGACCGTGGCTTCCGATGCTTTCGACGCGCTGGTCTATCCCGGACATCCGGCCGGCCGGCCGATTGTCGGTTATGAAACCACGGTTTCCCAACTGACGGTGGATGACCTGCGTACCGCCTATGCCCGGTTCTTCGTTCCGAACAACCTGCTCATTGCCATCGTGGGCGATCTGCCGGTGGCGGAAATGGAGCGCCGGCTGATGGAGGTGTTGGCTGACTGGGCACCGGCGCCGGATTTCCGGCTCCCGACCGTGCCACCTGTTCAGCGCCAGACCGTGCCCCAGGAGCAGGTGTTGTCACGCCCGGACAAGGAGCAGATTCACATCCTCCTGGGCCACCTGGGGATTACCCGGACGCACCCGGATTACCACGCCCTGCGGGTCATGGATGTCATTCTGGGGGACAGCCCCGGCATGACGGCGCGGATTCCGCGCATCCTGCGGGATGACCTGGGGTTGGCCTACACAACCTATGCCAACATCACGTCCACGGCCGGGGTCGATCCTGGTCGCTTCGTGGCCTACATCGGCACTTCGCCGGAGCACCAGACGAAAGCCATCGCGGCCATTCGGGATGAAATCGAGCGGATGCGGCAGGAGGTCGTGACACCTGAAGAACTGGCCGCGGCCAAGGCGTATCTGACCGGCAGCTTCGTCTTCAATTTTGAAACCAATGCCCAGCGGGCGCTGTTTTTGATTGAGACCGAAATTCACGGGTTGGGGGACGATTACGCACAGCGTTACCCTGAACGGATTGATGCGGTCACGGCGGAGGATGTGCTGCGGGTCAGCCAGGCCCACCTCAATCCGGCGGCGCTCACCACGGTCATCGCCGGCCCGGTCAGCTCCGGCGCCGGGGCGTGA
- a CDS encoding M28 family metallopeptidase — translation MPFRFPPGGWLPGSTLAIVALLAACKAPSSTTIVPAAAPNRPAEQIAARETTTPFDAERAFKHIEKQVSYGPRPAGSAALGRLRAWLIEELKGYGLTVTTQPFVAKTPSKKFPTLRMENVIAELPGKSPEVIIIASHYDTKHMEDEVFVGANDAGSSTAVVLELARVLAAMSPEERGFPHTLQFVFFDGEEAVVEWEGDDNTYGSRHFVERLQATGQAKRIKAMILLDMVGDADLSIPKEYQSSAWLANILHDTAHELGYGAHFPKTTHAIADDHIPFLKAGIPAVDLIDFTYGTDEVNFGPGGPENAYWHTARDTVDKLSPRSLKIVGDTVLRALPKIARAAR, via the coding sequence ATGCCCTTTCGTTTTCCCCCCGGTGGATGGCTGCCGGGCAGCACCCTGGCCATCGTCGCATTACTGGCGGCCTGCAAGGCACCATCAAGCACGACCATCGTGCCCGCAGCCGCGCCAAACCGGCCGGCAGAACAGATTGCCGCACGTGAAACCACAACCCCCTTCGATGCCGAACGCGCTTTCAAACACATTGAAAAGCAGGTGTCCTATGGCCCGCGCCCGGCCGGTTCGGCGGCGCTGGGACGGTTGCGCGCCTGGCTCATCGAAGAACTGAAAGGCTATGGCCTGACCGTGACCACGCAGCCCTTTGTCGCCAAAACCCCGTCGAAGAAGTTTCCCACGCTGCGCATGGAGAACGTCATTGCGGAGTTGCCCGGCAAAAGCCCGGAAGTCATCATCATCGCCAGCCACTACGACACCAAGCACATGGAAGATGAGGTGTTCGTCGGAGCGAATGACGCCGGCTCAAGCACGGCCGTCGTCCTCGAACTGGCGCGGGTGCTGGCGGCCATGTCGCCGGAAGAACGCGGCTTTCCCCACACGCTGCAGTTTGTTTTCTTCGACGGCGAAGAGGCCGTTGTCGAGTGGGAAGGGGATGACAATACCTATGGCTCCCGGCACTTTGTGGAGCGCCTTCAGGCAACCGGCCAGGCGAAGCGGATCAAGGCCATGATCCTGCTGGACATGGTGGGCGATGCCGATCTGTCCATCCCCAAGGAGTATCAGTCGTCGGCCTGGCTGGCGAACATTCTTCACGACACTGCGCACGAACTCGGCTACGGCGCCCATTTTCCCAAAACAACCCACGCCATCGCCGATGACCATATCCCGTTTCTCAAGGCCGGGATTCCGGCCGTGGACCTGATTGACTTCACCTACGGTACGGATGAGGTCAACTTCGGGCCCGGCGGCCCCGAAAACGCCTACTGGCACACGGCGCGGGATACCGTGGACAAGCTGAGTCCACGCAGCCTGAAAATCGTAGGTGATACGGTACTGCGGGCACTGCCCAAAATTGCCCGGGCGGCGCGCTAA
- a CDS encoding penicillin-binding transpeptidase domain-containing protein yields MSALPAFAQVTRRAAKPVKTPPPSRPTPKASPAATRPAITRKDTRPAQPGTPQRLRHSKDTAAANPKTGRRAAAGREPDRKTLVGQRPSGKAAKTTRTTPAPGSRQASASVARTATDSRNARARRDYTTRATAVRRTPTRAEAERAALRRRAEQARLAELARIRALDEQLQRTTQSSIEQDDLRGEDPAIRQLALDALGDRAGTVVVMEPWTGRVLSIVNQQWAVRTPFKPCSTIKVLTGYAALQEKLTTADEIILAGSRSWTLRTAMAQSNNEYFQVLAHRLGFERFLFYAGQAGFGRKTGINLPGETSGVIPRHPPADLGRMGSHGDGFGVTAVQLATFISALANGGTLYRPQVLRSPQEVARFKPLPVRTLPLTEDIRRDLLAGLVSAVERGTARRSGAAALGVAGKTGSCNCDFSPRTRVGLFVSFVDAPGKPGLLVTVITKGSMARGSSASVIAGSIYRGADVASRMPFRRQVVPSAEEPVETPDVPDEEETND; encoded by the coding sequence ATGAGCGCACTGCCGGCCTTTGCCCAAGTCACCCGGCGTGCGGCAAAGCCGGTCAAAACTCCGCCGCCCTCGCGCCCGACGCCAAAGGCGTCTCCCGCAGCTACCCGGCCTGCAATCACCCGGAAAGATACGCGCCCGGCGCAGCCGGGGACGCCGCAGCGGCTGCGCCATTCAAAAGACACTGCCGCCGCCAACCCAAAGACTGGCCGCCGGGCGGCTGCCGGCCGGGAACCGGACCGCAAAACGCTAGTCGGACAACGGCCGTCCGGCAAAGCGGCGAAAACCACCAGGACAACTCCAGCGCCCGGCAGCCGGCAGGCATCGGCTTCCGTGGCGCGCACGGCCACGGACTCCCGCAACGCCAGGGCACGCCGGGACTACACCACCCGCGCCACAGCCGTCCGCCGGACGCCCACCCGCGCCGAAGCCGAACGCGCCGCCCTGCGCCGCCGGGCCGAACAGGCGCGTCTGGCGGAACTGGCCCGCATCCGTGCCCTGGATGAACAACTCCAACGGACAACCCAATCCAGCATCGAACAGGATGACCTGCGCGGGGAAGACCCGGCCATCCGCCAACTGGCGCTCGACGCGCTTGGCGACCGGGCCGGGACAGTCGTTGTCATGGAACCGTGGACGGGCCGGGTGCTCAGCATCGTCAACCAGCAGTGGGCCGTGCGGACGCCCTTCAAGCCCTGCTCCACCATCAAGGTGCTGACCGGATACGCAGCCCTTCAGGAAAAGCTCACCACCGCCGATGAAATCATCCTAGCTGGCAGCCGGAGCTGGACGCTGCGGACGGCGATGGCGCAATCCAACAACGAATACTTTCAGGTACTGGCGCACCGGCTTGGCTTTGAGCGCTTCCTGTTTTATGCCGGGCAGGCCGGTTTTGGACGAAAAACCGGTATCAACCTGCCCGGTGAAACCAGCGGCGTCATTCCGCGTCACCCGCCAGCCGATCTGGGACGCATGGGCAGCCACGGAGACGGCTTTGGTGTCACCGCCGTGCAGCTTGCCACCTTCATCAGCGCCCTTGCCAACGGCGGCACCCTGTACCGTCCCCAGGTTTTACGTAGCCCACAGGAAGTGGCCCGCTTCAAACCCCTTCCCGTTCGGACGCTGCCCCTGACCGAAGACATCCGCCGCGATCTGCTGGCCGGACTGGTCAGTGCCGTCGAGCGCGGTACGGCGCGGCGGTCCGGCGCGGCGGCGCTGGGCGTCGCCGGAAAGACCGGAAGCTGCAACTGTGACTTCAGCCCGCGCACCCGCGTCGGCTTGTTCGTGTCATTTGTGGATGCGCCCGGCAAGCCGGGGCTGCTCGTGACCGTCATCACGAAGGGTTCAATGGCCCGTGGCTCCAGCGCTTCGGTGATTGCCGGCTCCATTTACCGTGGGGCGGATGTTGCCAGCCGTATGCCTTTCCGGCGGCAGGTTGTGCCTTCAGCCGAAGAACCGGTTGAAACACCTGATGTGCCGGACGAAGAGGAAACCAACGACTGA
- the rpsU gene encoding 30S ribosomal protein S21, producing MAIVEVAPNESIDSALRRFKRMVQREGIIADVKRHRFFIPPGEKRRLKSELARKRQRSSMRKRRMD from the coding sequence ATGGCCATCGTCGAAGTCGCGCCGAATGAATCCATTGACAGCGCGCTGCGGCGCTTCAAGCGGATGGTGCAGCGCGAGGGCATCATTGCCGATGTCAAGCGGCATCGTTTCTTCATCCCACCAGGGGAGAAACGGCGGCTCAAGTCTGAGCTGGCCCGCAAGCGGCAACGTTCCAGCATGCGCAAGCGTCGGATGGATTGA
- a CDS encoding PepSY domain-containing protein: MRRIALVLHRYVGLLTAVFLIVAGLTGSLLAFYHELDVLLNPGCRRVPLPSPTAAPLDTFTLHERLHAAVPGIKVDTIPLKPVEPGHAVVFFVETDDESADDEYFLNPYTGEVIGSRKWGDITQGTKNLMPFAYRLHYSLALGEVGSLLFGIIALLWTFDCFVGAYLTFPPRQAGVVNPPNAAPRRGWWRCWWQSWKVKTGGLFKTTFTFHRASGLWLWALLFVFAWSAVGLNLQPVYHPVMNTTFGMGPQVRQMLPERDTPLDAPKLDWQAARARGRVLMAAEAAARGFTLGDEEQLRYLPQTGTYQYRVHSSLDVSRRRSGTFVYFDGDTGEKRAFQAPTGEAMGNTITSWLYALHFAAVGGLPYRILVSVGGVFIAMLSISGVVIWWVKRKSRWRQNRLQKQNTTRKQSKLGAVETAAAPPANLALHVSTCPDPKRTGM; the protein is encoded by the coding sequence ATGCGCCGCATCGCTCTCGTTCTACACCGTTACGTTGGCCTCCTGACGGCCGTCTTCCTGATTGTCGCCGGGCTGACCGGCAGCCTGCTCGCGTTCTACCACGAACTCGACGTGCTGCTGAATCCCGGTTGCAGGCGTGTGCCGCTGCCATCCCCAACGGCCGCTCCTCTTGACACGTTCACCCTCCACGAGCGGCTGCACGCTGCTGTGCCCGGCATCAAGGTGGACACCATACCACTCAAGCCAGTTGAGCCGGGGCACGCCGTGGTGTTCTTCGTTGAGACAGACGATGAATCCGCCGACGATGAGTACTTCCTGAACCCCTACACAGGTGAAGTCATCGGCTCCCGGAAATGGGGCGACATCACCCAGGGCACCAAAAACCTGATGCCGTTCGCCTACCGGCTGCACTACTCGCTGGCCCTTGGCGAAGTCGGCTCGCTGCTGTTCGGCATCATTGCCCTGCTTTGGACGTTCGACTGTTTCGTTGGGGCGTACCTGACGTTCCCGCCAAGGCAAGCAGGGGTTGTCAACCCTCCGAATGCAGCTCCCCGTCGCGGCTGGTGGCGGTGCTGGTGGCAGTCGTGGAAAGTCAAGACCGGCGGCCTTTTCAAAACGACATTCACCTTTCACCGGGCCAGCGGGCTGTGGCTCTGGGCGCTGCTGTTCGTGTTCGCGTGGTCGGCCGTCGGGCTGAACCTGCAACCGGTCTATCACCCGGTGATGAACACAACCTTTGGCATGGGGCCACAGGTGCGACAAATGCTGCCAGAGCGCGATACGCCACTTGACGCACCGAAGCTGGACTGGCAGGCCGCTCGCGCCCGTGGCCGGGTGCTGATGGCCGCCGAAGCTGCCGCACGCGGGTTCACACTCGGCGATGAGGAACAGTTACGCTACCTCCCCCAAACCGGAACGTACCAGTACCGCGTCCACAGCTCACTGGACGTATCGCGCAGGCGCAGCGGCACGTTCGTGTACTTCGACGGGGACACCGGGGAAAAGCGGGCATTCCAGGCCCCGACCGGCGAGGCGATGGGGAACACCATCACGTCGTGGCTATACGCCCTGCACTTTGCAGCCGTCGGCGGACTGCCGTACCGGATTCTGGTCAGCGTGGGCGGCGTATTCATTGCCATGCTGAGCATCAGCGGCGTGGTCATCTGGTGGGTGAAGCGGAAGTCGCGCTGGCGTCAGAACCGGCTTCAGAAGCAGAACACCACCCGGAAACAATCGAAGCTTGGGGCGGTGGAAACTGCCGCAGCCCCCCCTGCCAACCTCGCCTTGCATGTGTCCACGTGTCCTGACCCGAAAAGAACCGGCATGTGA
- a CDS encoding methyltransferase dimerization domain-containing protein, which translates to MGAVVSRLVPTGVRLGVFDKLADGPLTADEVADALELNRHGTTVLLEGLTGCRADTPHLPHLYPD; encoded by the coding sequence ATGGGAGCTGTTGTCAGCCGCCTTGTTCCCACCGGGGTACGGCTTGGTGTCTTCGACAAGCTGGCTGACGGACCGCTCACTGCCGACGAGGTGGCTGATGCCCTTGAACTGAATCGTCACGGCACCACCGTCCTGCTCGAAGGTCTGACCGGCTGCAGGGCCGACACCCCCCACTTGCCCCACCTCTACCCTGACTGA
- a CDS encoding RNA polymerase sigma factor yields MADKQDRAPYTGADHVAVQPGLPTMSAWGSTVAALVRAAQQGDTAAFERLYQMFAPMVHGLLVARLPLDEVDDIMQDVFFTAFRQLGTIREPAAFGGWLGAIARQKAADFFRRSHQTESLDAASAEMMARSGELDTRLDARTILGHIRQLPETYAETLTLRLVEGMTGQEIAAVTGLTPDSVRVNLHRGLRLLRERLGLGDSYNGKTDGV; encoded by the coding sequence ATGGCTGACAAGCAGGACAGGGCGCCGTACACCGGCGCTGACCACGTGGCGGTTCAGCCGGGGTTGCCAACGATGTCGGCGTGGGGGTCCACGGTGGCGGCCCTGGTCAGGGCAGCCCAGCAAGGCGACACAGCCGCTTTTGAGCGACTCTACCAGATGTTTGCGCCGATGGTGCACGGGCTGCTGGTGGCCCGCCTGCCCCTCGATGAGGTTGACGACATCATGCAGGACGTGTTCTTCACCGCCTTTCGGCAACTGGGGACCATCCGCGAGCCGGCAGCTTTCGGCGGCTGGCTGGGGGCCATTGCACGACAGAAGGCGGCTGATTTTTTTCGCCGTTCCCATCAAACGGAATCCCTCGACGCGGCATCGGCAGAGATGATGGCGCGCAGTGGGGAACTCGACACCAGGCTCGATGCCCGCACGATCCTCGGTCATATCCGGCAGTTGCCGGAAACCTATGCCGAAACCCTGACGCTCCGCCTGGTGGAAGGGATGACCGGCCAGGAGATTGCGGCTGTTACCGGACTGACACCCGATTCCGTACGGGTTAACCTGCACCGTGGTCTGCGATTGTTGCGTGAGCGACTGGGCCTTGGGGACAGCTACAATGGGAAAACAGACGGCGTGTGA
- a CDS encoding energy transducer TonB produces MRDFIRHPGQFFWHQPAPDEQGMFSSGLYFEPTSRSLFSKLGEFVRQPRAFLSRTPSTPVPDAPNLTQIDTPPIWGRITREVSDLGRQVKTNPAGYARAQFTLTRMERQRALLFGLCFLFAFFIMSGLIGVLLIWSPPLVAEQPPEEKEEMQLISMLELPPLPPPPPPDDRPSGGGAGFGLKTPGKGGGGGGKTDPEPAMKGRLPEPTLQPDQQIVDPTTKPRIEEPSLPVAPKIIADPKSVPPPDLKVPIGDPNSSNTTKPSDGTGKQNAGIGNGGDGRSVGSGTGPGGGPGSGGGVGGGVAGGPAGRGLGEGEGTGVITQRPKLVYAVKPKYTEEGRVNKIQGTVVLSATVGPDGSLSNIRVIKSLGYGLDEKAIEAARQCRFQPAMADGRPVSATVKFSMEFRLL; encoded by the coding sequence GTGCGGGACTTCATCCGCCACCCGGGGCAGTTTTTCTGGCACCAGCCTGCCCCGGACGAGCAGGGGATGTTTTCGTCAGGGCTGTATTTCGAGCCGACTTCGCGGAGTCTGTTCTCCAAGCTCGGTGAGTTTGTGCGTCAGCCGCGTGCTTTTCTGAGTCGTACACCCTCCACCCCGGTTCCCGATGCCCCCAACCTCACCCAGATTGACACGCCGCCGATATGGGGACGGATCACGCGCGAAGTTTCCGATCTGGGCCGGCAGGTAAAGACGAATCCCGCCGGCTACGCACGCGCCCAGTTCACCCTGACCCGTATGGAGCGGCAGCGCGCCCTGCTTTTTGGGCTGTGTTTCCTGTTCGCCTTCTTCATCATGTCCGGGCTGATTGGTGTGTTGCTGATCTGGTCGCCGCCACTGGTCGCCGAGCAGCCGCCGGAAGAAAAAGAGGAAATGCAGCTCATTTCGATGCTGGAGTTGCCGCCCCTGCCGCCACCGCCTCCGCCGGATGACCGTCCCAGTGGCGGCGGCGCCGGCTTTGGTCTCAAAACGCCGGGGAAAGGTGGTGGTGGTGGCGGCAAAACCGATCCGGAACCGGCCATGAAGGGACGGTTGCCCGAACCAACCCTTCAGCCTGATCAGCAGATCGTTGACCCGACAACCAAGCCCCGCATCGAGGAACCCTCCCTGCCGGTGGCTCCAAAAATCATTGCTGATCCGAAGTCCGTCCCGCCGCCGGACCTGAAGGTTCCGATTGGCGATCCCAACAGCAGCAATACAACGAAGCCTTCCGATGGCACAGGCAAACAGAACGCCGGTATCGGTAACGGCGGCGACGGGCGGAGCGTCGGCAGCGGAACCGGCCCCGGTGGCGGACCCGGGAGCGGTGGCGGTGTCGGCGGTGGCGTCGCGGGCGGCCCGGCCGGGCGCGGCCTCGGCGAGGGCGAGGGGACGGGCGTGATTACGCAGCGTCCAAAACTCGTTTATGCCGTCAAGCCGAAATATACCGAGGAAGGGCGGGTCAACAAAATCCAGGGAACGGTCGTGCTGTCAGCAACGGTCGGCCCCGATGGCTCACTCAGCAACATTCGGGTTATCAAGTCGCTTGGTTACGGTCTCGATGAAAAAGCCATTGAAGCTGCCCGGCAGTGTCGCTTTCAGCCGGCGATGGCCGATGGCCGTCCGGTGTCGGCAACCGTGAAGTTTTCGATGGAATTCCGCCTGCTCTAG
- a CDS encoding thymidine phosphorylase codes for MPTTVELIRHKREGGELSAADIAALVAGYTQGNIPDYQMAAFLMAAFLRGMTIAETRALTEAMLHSGEVVDFSHLPQAKVDKHSTGGVGDKTSLALAPIVAAAGVAVPMISGRGLGHTGGTLDKLEAIPGFRTDLPLDTFRRLVEQLGVALIGQTREIAPADKKLYALRDVTGTVESIPLITASIMSKKLAEGIDALVLDVKFGSGAFMKTPAEAQALADSLTATGEAMGKRVQALLTDMNQPLGWAVGNALEVCEAQQLLRGEQLTGRFADLTFGLAAHMLRLGQVAASVTEGQTLARAMVTSGKALEKWQAIIRAQGGDPRVAEDDRRLPQAAYETVVRAPQSGTVTAMDTEAIGRAAVLLGAGRLTLDAVIDPAVGFRMEVELGAPVSAGDELVRVYYNAAQAVPEVEQRLLAAITITPN; via the coding sequence ATGCCGACAACCGTTGAACTGATCCGCCACAAACGCGAGGGCGGCGAGTTGTCTGCCGCTGACATCGCCGCCCTGGTCGCTGGCTACACCCAGGGCAACATTCCCGACTACCAGATGGCAGCCTTTCTCATGGCTGCCTTTTTACGTGGGATGACCATCGCTGAAACCCGCGCCCTCACCGAAGCCATGCTGCATTCGGGCGAGGTCGTGGATTTCTCACATCTCCCACAAGCCAAGGTGGACAAGCACAGCACCGGCGGCGTGGGCGACAAAACCTCACTGGCGCTGGCCCCCATCGTGGCGGCAGCCGGAGTCGCGGTGCCGATGATTTCCGGGCGCGGGCTGGGGCACACCGGCGGCACCCTTGACAAGCTCGAAGCCATTCCCGGCTTCCGTACCGATCTGCCGCTCGACACCTTCCGCCGGCTGGTGGAGCAGCTCGGCGTGGCGCTCATCGGACAAACCCGCGAAATTGCCCCGGCCGACAAAAAGCTCTATGCCCTGCGCGATGTCACCGGAACCGTCGAGTCCATTCCGCTCATTACGGCCAGCATCATGTCGAAAAAGCTGGCCGAGGGGATTGATGCGCTCGTGCTGGATGTCAAGTTCGGCAGCGGGGCTTTTATGAAAACCCCGGCCGAAGCCCAGGCGTTGGCCGATTCCCTGACGGCCACCGGAGAAGCCATGGGCAAGCGCGTCCAGGCGCTGCTCACCGACATGAACCAGCCGTTGGGCTGGGCCGTGGGCAATGCCCTCGAAGTCTGCGAGGCCCAGCAACTGCTGCGTGGCGAGCAGCTCACCGGACGCTTTGCCGATCTCACCTTCGGGCTGGCTGCCCACATGCTCCGGCTTGGGCAGGTGGCCGCCTCCGTTACCGAAGGCCAGACGCTCGCCCGCGCCATGGTGACGTCAGGAAAGGCACTGGAGAAGTGGCAAGCCATCATCAGGGCGCAGGGGGGCGACCCACGGGTGGCGGAAGATGACCGGCGGTTGCCACAGGCTGCCTACGAAACCGTTGTGCGTGCGCCACAGTCGGGCACCGTGACCGCCATGGACACCGAAGCCATTGGCCGGGCCGCCGTTCTGCTCGGCGCCGGACGCCTTACCCTTGATGCCGTCATTGATCCGGCCGTCGGCTTCCGCATGGAAGTCGAACTTGGTGCGCCGGTGTCTGCCGGGGATGAGCTCGTCCGGGTGTACTACAACGCAGCCCAGGCGGTGCCCGAAGTGGAGCAGCGCCTTCTGGCGGCCATCACTATCACTCCAAACTAA